The Delphinus delphis chromosome 10, mDelDel1.2, whole genome shotgun sequence genome includes a region encoding these proteins:
- the LOC132432736 gene encoding histone H2B type 1-A-like, which yields MPEQTSKSSASSMKGYKKAVTKTQKKEEKKRKRYRKESYSVYIYKVLKQVHPDTGISSKAMSIMNSLVTDMFERIAAEASRLVRYNKCSTVTSREIQTAVRLLLPGELAKHAVSEGTKAVSKYSSSK from the coding sequence ATGCCGGAGCAGACTTCCAAGAGCAGTGCTAGTTCCATGAAAGGCTATAAGAAAGCCGTGACTAAAACtcagaaaaaggaggagaaaaagcgCAAGAGATATCGCAAAGAGAGCTATTCAGTGTATATCTATAAAGTACTGAAACAAGTTCATCCGGATACTGGTATTTCTTCGAAGGCTATGAGTATTATGAATTCACTTGTTACTGATATGTTTGAGCGCATTGCAGCGGAGGCATCCCGCCTGGTGCGTTACAACAAGTGTTCGACCGTCACATCCAGGGAGATCCAGACAGCAGTGCGCTTGCTGCTTCCTGGGGAGTTGGCCAAGCACGCAGTGTCCGAGGGCACCAAGGCTGTCAGTAAATACAGTAGTTCCAAGTAA
- the LOC132432958 gene encoding histone H2A type 1-A-like: MDSGINVWTWQARTKAKSHSYGAGLQFSVGRVHHLLRKGNYIEQIGAGTLVYLAAVLEYLTAEVLELAGNATHENSKMRIIPRHLQLAIRNDEELNKLLGGVTIAQGGILPSIQGVLLPRKTESHHRQVQCK, translated from the exons ATGGATAGTGGCAT TAATGTTTGGACGTGGCAAGCACGTACTAAGGCCAAATCTCATTCGTACGGAGCCGGCCTGCAGTTCTCTGTGGGTCGAGTTCACCACCTTCTCCGCAAGGGCAATTACATCGAGCAGATTGGGGCCGGCACACTGGTTTACCTGGCAGCGGTGCTGGAGTACCTGACGGCGGAGGTCCTGGAGCTGGCGGGCAATGCGACCCATGAAAACAGCAAGATGCGCATCATCCCGCGTCACCTGCAATTGGCCATCCGTAATGACGAAGAGCTCAACAAGCTGCTGGGCGGTGTGACCATCGCTCAGGGCGGTATCCTACCCAGCATCCAGGGAGTGCTGCTGCCCAGGAAGACCGAGAGCCACCACCGCCAGGTTCAGTGCAAGTAA